The Rhodopseudomonas palustris genome window below encodes:
- a CDS encoding anthranilate synthase component I, translated as MNRTVFSLPATSDYKTATGLAVTRSAQPFTGGQALDELIDLLDHRRGVMLSSGTTVPGRYESFDLGFADPPLALTTQADKFTIEALNPRGRVLIAFLSDKLEEPCVVVEQACATKIRGHIVRGEAPVDEEQRTRRASAISLVRAVVAAFASPADPMLGLYGAFAYDLVFQFEDLKQKRAREADQRDIVLYVPDRLLAYDRATGRGVSISYEFAWKGQSTAGLPNETAESVYTQTGRQGFADHAPGDYPKVVEKARAAFARGDLFEAVPGQLFGEPCERSPAEVFKRLCRINPSPYGGLLNLGDGEFLVSASPEMFVRSDGRRIETCPISGTIARGSDAISDAEQIQKLLNSEKDEFELNMCTDVDRNDKARVCVPGTIKVLARRQIETYSKLFHTVDHVEGMLRPGFDALDAFLTHAWAVTVTGAPKLWAMQFVEDNERSPRRWYAGAFGVVGFDGSINTGLTIRTIRMKDGLAEVRVGATCLFDSDPVAEDKECQVKAAALFQALRGDPAKPLSAVAPDATGSGKKVLLVDHDDSFVHMLADYFRQVGAQVTVVRYVHGLKMLAENAYDLLVLSPGPGRPEDFKIKDTIDAALAKKLPIFGVCLGVQAMGEYFGGTLGQLAQPAHGRPSRIQVRGGTLMRGLPGEVTIGRYHSLYVDMRDMPKELTVTASTDDGIAMAIEHKTLPVGGVQFHPESLMSLGGEVGLRIVENAFRLGQPV; from the coding sequence ATGAACAGGACCGTTTTCTCGCTTCCCGCGACCAGCGACTACAAGACCGCCACGGGCCTCGCGGTGACGCGCAGCGCCCAGCCTTTCACCGGCGGCCAGGCGCTCGACGAACTGATCGATCTGCTCGATCACCGCCGCGGCGTGATGCTGTCGTCCGGCACGACCGTGCCGGGCCGCTACGAGAGCTTCGACCTCGGCTTTGCCGATCCGCCGCTGGCGCTCACCACGCAGGCCGACAAATTCACCATCGAGGCGCTCAATCCGCGCGGCCGGGTGCTGATTGCGTTCCTGTCCGACAAGCTCGAGGAGCCCTGCGTCGTCGTCGAGCAGGCCTGCGCCACCAAAATCAGGGGGCACATCGTCCGCGGCGAGGCTCCGGTCGATGAGGAGCAGCGCACCCGCCGGGCCAGCGCGATCTCGCTGGTGCGCGCCGTCGTCGCCGCGTTCGCCTCGCCGGCTGATCCGATGCTCGGGCTGTACGGCGCCTTTGCCTACGACCTGGTGTTCCAGTTCGAAGACCTGAAGCAGAAGCGGGCCCGTGAGGCCGACCAGCGCGACATCGTGCTGTACGTGCCGGATCGCCTGCTGGCTTATGACCGCGCCACCGGCCGCGGCGTCAGCATCTCGTATGAATTTGCTTGGAAGGGCCAGTCCACCGCCGGCCTGCCGAACGAAACCGCCGAGAGCGTCTATACCCAGACCGGCCGGCAGGGCTTCGCCGATCATGCCCCGGGCGACTATCCCAAGGTGGTCGAGAAGGCCCGTGCGGCGTTCGCCCGCGGCGACCTGTTCGAGGCGGTGCCGGGCCAGCTGTTCGGCGAGCCGTGCGAGCGCTCGCCGGCCGAAGTGTTCAAGCGGTTGTGCCGGATCAATCCGTCGCCTTATGGCGGCCTGCTCAATCTCGGCGACGGCGAATTCCTGGTGTCGGCCTCGCCGGAAATGTTCGTTCGCTCCGACGGCCGCCGGATCGAGACCTGCCCGATCTCCGGCACCATTGCCCGCGGCAGTGATGCGATCAGCGACGCCGAGCAGATCCAGAAGCTCCTGAACTCCGAGAAAGACGAGTTCGAGCTGAACATGTGTACCGACGTCGACCGCAACGACAAAGCGCGGGTCTGCGTGCCGGGCACGATCAAAGTTTTGGCGCGCCGCCAGATCGAGACCTATTCGAAGCTGTTCCACACCGTCGACCATGTCGAAGGCATGCTGCGGCCCGGCTTCGATGCGCTCGACGCCTTCCTCACCCACGCCTGGGCGGTGACGGTCACCGGTGCGCCGAAACTGTGGGCGATGCAGTTCGTCGAGGACAACGAGCGCAGCCCGCGGCGCTGGTACGCCGGCGCGTTCGGCGTGGTCGGCTTCGACGGTTCGATCAACACCGGCCTCACCATCCGCACCATCCGAATGAAGGATGGTCTTGCCGAAGTGCGCGTCGGCGCCACCTGTTTGTTCGATTCCGATCCGGTGGCCGAAGACAAGGAATGCCAGGTCAAGGCCGCGGCGCTGTTCCAGGCGCTGCGCGGCGACCCGGCCAAGCCGCTGTCGGCGGTGGCGCCGGACGCCACCGGCTCGGGCAAGAAGGTGCTGCTGGTCGACCACGACGATTCCTTCGTGCACATGCTGGCGGATTACTTCCGCCAGGTCGGCGCCCAGGTCACGGTGGTGCGCTACGTCCACGGCCTGAAGATGCTGGCCGAGAATGCCTACGATCTGTTGGTGCTGTCGCCCGGCCCCGGCCGGCCGGAGGACTTCAAGATCAAGGACACGATCGACGCCGCGCTCGCCAAGAAGCTGCCGATCTTCGGCGTCTGCCTCGGCGTCCAGGCGATGGGCGAGTATTTCGGCGGCACGCTCGGCCAGCTGGCGCAGCCGGCGCACGGGCGGCCGTCACGGATCCAGGTGCGCGGCGGCACGCTGATGCGCGGCCTGCCGGGCGAGGTCACGATCGGCCGCTACCACTCGCTGTATGTCGACATGCGCGACATGCCGAAGGAGCTGACCGTCACCGCCTCCACCGACGACGGCATCGCGATGGCGATCGAGCACAAGACCCTGCCGGTCGGCGGCGTGCAATTCCACCCCGAGTCGCTGATGTCGCTCGGCGGCGAGGTCGGGCTGCGGATCGTCGAAAACGCCTTCCGGCTCGGCCAGCCAGTCTAG
- a CDS encoding type II toxin-antitoxin system HicA family toxin — MKVRDVILLIEADGWIHIATRGSHRQFKHPWKPGRVTIAGKPSDDLAPGTFASILKQAGLKEQR; from the coding sequence ATGAAGGTTCGAGACGTCATTCTGCTGATCGAAGCCGACGGGTGGATCCACATCGCCACCCGAGGAAGTCACCGGCAGTTCAAGCATCCCTGGAAGCCTGGCCGGGTCACCATCGCCGGCAAACCATCCGACGATCTTGCTCCGGGCACGTTTGCCAGTATCCTGAAACAGGCTGGTTTGAAGGAGCAGCGCTGA
- a CDS encoding type II toxin-antitoxin system HicB family antitoxin, translating to MRYAVVIEKAEGNYSAYVPDLPGCVATGDSVAAVEFEIREAIRFHIEGLKEDGLPVPAPTSLAEYVET from the coding sequence ATGCGCTACGCGGTGGTGATCGAAAAAGCAGAGGGCAACTACTCTGCCTATGTGCCTGATCTGCCCGGCTGTGTGGCCACCGGCGACAGCGTCGCTGCCGTCGAGTTTGAGATCCGCGAAGCGATCCGGTTTCACATCGAGGGCCTGAAGGAAGATGGCCTGCCCGTCCCTGCTCCAACCAGTCTGGCGGAGTACGTCGAGACATAA
- a CDS encoding alkylphosphonate utilization protein, translated as MSIEVRDCNGALLADGDNVSLIKDLKLKGSSTVLKRGTMIRGIRLTDSEDEIEGRTDKIKGLVLRTEFLKKA; from the coding sequence ATGAGCATCGAAGTCAGGGACTGCAACGGCGCGCTGCTCGCCGATGGCGACAACGTCTCCCTTATCAAGGACCTGAAGCTGAAGGGCTCGTCGACCGTGCTGAAGCGCGGCACGATGATCCGCGGCATTCGCCTCACCGACAGCGAAGACGAAATCGAAGGCCGCACCGACAAGATCAAGGGCCTGGTGCTGCGCACGGAGTTCTTGAAGAAGGCGTGA
- a CDS encoding OmpW/AlkL family protein, whose amino-acid sequence MTKFLTAVSALALAAAFNLVSANADAADLATRPIYKAPVVEESSPWMIRLRALGVVARDSGYVDQVPGSALKTSDAVVPELDITYFFTKNIAAELILGVTRHTVAFSSAPGVDVGKAWLLPPTLTLQYHFTDFGAFKPYVGAGVNYTFFFSQSAAGGLVTDSHLKDAFAPAVQIGFDYMFDKHWGWNVDVKKLWLRPEWNGVAGGNVVTGKVNLDPWLIGTGITYRF is encoded by the coding sequence ATGACCAAGTTTCTGACCGCAGTGTCGGCGCTGGCTTTGGCGGCGGCATTCAACCTCGTGTCGGCCAATGCCGACGCCGCCGATCTCGCCACCCGCCCGATCTACAAGGCGCCGGTTGTGGAGGAATCCAGCCCGTGGATGATCCGCCTGCGCGCGCTGGGCGTGGTCGCCCGTGACTCGGGCTACGTTGATCAGGTGCCCGGTTCGGCGTTGAAGACCTCCGATGCTGTGGTACCCGAACTCGACATCACCTACTTCTTCACCAAGAACATTGCCGCTGAATTGATCCTCGGCGTCACCCGTCACACCGTCGCTTTCTCCAGCGCACCTGGCGTGGACGTGGGTAAGGCCTGGCTGCTGCCGCCGACCCTGACCCTGCAGTATCACTTCACCGACTTCGGCGCGTTCAAGCCGTATGTCGGCGCCGGTGTGAACTACACCTTCTTCTTCAGCCAGAGCGCTGCAGGTGGCCTCGTCACCGACAGCCATCTCAAGGACGCGTTCGCTCCGGCGGTCCAGATCGGCTTCGACTACATGTTCGACAAGCACTGGGGTTGGAACGTCGACGTCAAGAAGCTGTGGCTGCGCCCCGAGTGGAACGGCGTCGCCGGCGGCAATGTCGTGACCGGCAAGGTCAACCTCGATCCGTGGCTGATCGGCACCGGCATCACCTACCGGTTCTGA
- a CDS encoding propionyl-CoA synthetase, whose translation MTIHDKSRYREVHARSLADPEGFWGEVAQSIDWIEPPKKVFDPSLGLYGRWFPGAKVNTCYNALDRHVAGGRADQLALIHDSPLTGTVSKYTYAEMLREVQTLAAIMQDFGVQKGDRVILYMPMVPESMVAMLACARIGAVHSVVFGGFAAKELATRIEDAKPKLILSASCGIEPGRIVKYKPLLDEAIELASVKPEACIILKRPQQDCELKAGRDHDWATLREQAMSAGKKADCVAVDATDPLYILYTSGTTGKPKGVVRDNGGHLVALKWTMENLYGIKPGEVWWCASDIGWVVGHSYIIYGPLIHGATSIMYEGKPVGTPDAGAFWRVISEHGAVALFTAPTAFRAIRKEDPDGSFIRKYDLSKLRTLFLAGERADPPTVEWAEQQLKVPVIDHWWQTETGWCIAGNPVGLGLLPVKHGSPTVPMPGYKLEVVDEGAKPVPAGSMGSIVIKLPLPPGNLPTLWQQDERCRESYFADYPGYYKTSDAGYVDEDGYVFVMGRTDDIINVAGHRLSTGGMEEILASHPDVAECAVLGINDPIKGEVPCGLIVLKTGVDRDPAEIEKEIVKLVRDKLGPVAAFKLAITVPRLPKTRSGKILRGTIKKIADGDAWTMPATIEDPTALDDISSALKSHS comes from the coding sequence ATGACTATCCATGACAAGAGCCGTTACCGCGAGGTTCATGCCCGCTCGCTGGCCGACCCGGAAGGGTTCTGGGGAGAGGTCGCGCAGAGCATCGACTGGATCGAGCCGCCGAAGAAGGTGTTCGATCCCTCGCTCGGCCTGTATGGCCGCTGGTTTCCCGGCGCCAAGGTCAACACCTGCTACAACGCGCTCGACCGCCATGTCGCCGGCGGCCGCGCCGATCAGCTCGCGCTGATCCACGACTCGCCGCTGACCGGCACGGTGAGCAAGTACACCTACGCCGAGATGCTGCGCGAAGTGCAGACGCTCGCCGCGATCATGCAGGACTTCGGCGTTCAGAAAGGTGACCGCGTCATCCTCTATATGCCGATGGTGCCGGAATCGATGGTGGCGATGCTGGCCTGCGCCCGCATCGGCGCGGTGCATTCGGTGGTGTTCGGTGGCTTCGCCGCCAAGGAGCTCGCCACCCGCATCGAAGACGCCAAGCCGAAGCTGATCCTGTCGGCGAGCTGCGGCATCGAGCCGGGCCGCATCGTCAAGTACAAGCCGCTGCTCGATGAAGCGATCGAGCTTGCGTCGGTGAAGCCGGAGGCTTGTATCATCCTGAAGCGGCCGCAGCAGGATTGCGAGCTGAAGGCGGGCCGCGATCACGACTGGGCGACCTTGCGCGAGCAGGCGATGTCCGCCGGCAAGAAAGCCGACTGCGTCGCGGTCGATGCCACCGACCCGCTCTACATTCTCTACACCTCCGGCACGACCGGTAAGCCGAAGGGCGTGGTCCGCGATAACGGCGGCCATCTCGTCGCGCTGAAATGGACGATGGAAAACCTCTACGGCATCAAGCCGGGCGAGGTGTGGTGGTGCGCCTCCGACATCGGCTGGGTGGTCGGCCACAGCTACATCATCTACGGCCCGCTGATCCACGGCGCGACCTCGATCATGTATGAAGGCAAGCCGGTCGGCACCCCGGATGCCGGCGCGTTCTGGCGGGTCATTTCCGAGCACGGCGCGGTGGCGCTGTTCACGGCGCCGACCGCGTTCCGCGCCATCCGCAAGGAAGACCCGGATGGCAGCTTCATCCGCAAATACGACCTGTCGAAGTTGCGCACGCTGTTCCTGGCCGGCGAGCGCGCCGACCCGCCGACAGTGGAGTGGGCCGAGCAGCAGCTCAAGGTGCCGGTGATCGATCACTGGTGGCAGACCGAAACCGGCTGGTGCATCGCCGGCAATCCGGTCGGCCTCGGCCTGCTGCCGGTCAAGCACGGTTCGCCGACGGTGCCGATGCCCGGCTACAAGCTTGAAGTCGTCGACGAGGGCGCCAAGCCGGTGCCCGCCGGCTCCATGGGCTCTATCGTGATCAAGCTGCCGTTGCCGCCCGGCAACCTGCCGACGCTGTGGCAGCAGGACGAGCGTTGCCGCGAGAGCTACTTCGCCGACTATCCCGGCTACTACAAGACCTCCGACGCCGGCTATGTCGACGAAGACGGCTATGTCTTCGTGATGGGCCGTACCGACGACATCATCAACGTCGCCGGCCACCGGCTGTCGACCGGCGGCATGGAGGAGATCCTCGCCTCGCATCCGGACGTCGCCGAATGCGCCGTGCTCGGCATCAACGATCCGATCAAGGGCGAGGTGCCGTGCGGCCTGATCGTGCTGAAGACCGGCGTCGACCGCGACCCGGCCGAGATCGAGAAGGAGATCGTCAAGCTGGTGCGCGACAAGCTCGGCCCGGTCGCGGCGTTCAAGCTCGCGATCACCGTGCCGCGGCTGCCGAAGACTCGTTCGGGTAAGATCCTGCGCGGCACCATCAAGAAGATCGCCGACGGCGATGCCTGGACGATGCCGGCCACGATCGAAGACCCGACCGCGCTCGACGACATCTCCTCGGCGCTGAAGAGCCACAGCTGA
- a CDS encoding tetratricopeptide repeat protein — MRAVLIAASFLIATTLATSPAFATGGEPPDDPTADPGACLAAASKPDDRYTIAQCSKVIDSRETEKGERCKALLARAAAHARIGQVDRAIADYDDALRVDPKQPDALNARGELWRGKGDTRKALADFSAALKLKPDHVAARANHKALALEVERVGAQQAVAGKPSFDCRRARKAVDKAICADPALADLDRRIDALYRRALRDSAGQPAALRALKQAHASFVAAREAGFGRPGYDLRAALEARLRQLSGASGS; from the coding sequence ATGCGCGCTGTTCTCATTGCCGCGAGTTTCCTGATCGCCACGACGCTTGCTACGTCGCCCGCCTTCGCGACCGGTGGCGAGCCGCCGGACGATCCGACGGCCGATCCGGGGGCGTGCCTTGCTGCCGCGAGTAAGCCCGACGATCGCTACACCATCGCGCAGTGCAGCAAGGTGATCGACAGCCGCGAGACCGAGAAGGGCGAGCGCTGCAAGGCGCTGCTGGCGCGGGCCGCCGCTCATGCCCGGATCGGTCAGGTCGATCGGGCGATCGCCGATTATGACGACGCGCTGCGGGTCGATCCGAAGCAGCCCGATGCGCTCAATGCCCGCGGCGAGCTGTGGCGCGGCAAGGGTGACACCCGTAAGGCGCTGGCCGACTTCTCCGCTGCGCTGAAGCTGAAGCCCGACCACGTCGCGGCGCGCGCCAACCACAAGGCGCTGGCGCTGGAGGTCGAACGGGTCGGGGCCCAGCAGGCGGTCGCCGGCAAGCCGAGCTTCGACTGCCGCCGCGCCCGCAAGGCTGTGGACAAGGCGATCTGTGCCGATCCGGCGCTGGCCGATCTCGATCGCCGGATCGATGCGCTGTACCGACGGGCGCTCCGCGACAGCGCCGGCCAGCCCGCTGCCCTGCGGGCGCTGAAGCAGGCGCACGCTTCCTTCGTTGCCGCGCGCGAGGCCGGCTTCGGCCGCCCCGGCTACGATCTGCGTGCCGCGCTGGAAGCACGCCTGCGGCAATTGTCGGGCGCCAGCGGCAGCTAG
- a CDS encoding SDR family NAD(P)-dependent oxidoreductase has translation MPRLEGKTALVVGAGSIGPGWGNGKATAVTFAREGAQVFCVDRNLAAAEETVDIIKAEGGRGIAFAADVSRAADVEAMVAACVKAWDGIDVLDNNVGIAETGGVVEVAEADWDRVFAINLKSAYLAMKYVVPVMQRQGGGSIINISSIASIRYLGISYVSYAASKAAMNALTRNTAVEYAKDHVRVNAILPGLMKTPMVAHSAGLAASYSGGDVDAMWRARDAQVPMGHMGEAWDVANAALFLASDESKYVTGIELVVDGGLTLKVN, from the coding sequence ATGCCACGACTTGAAGGCAAAACCGCGCTGGTGGTCGGCGCCGGTTCGATCGGACCCGGCTGGGGCAACGGCAAGGCGACCGCGGTGACGTTCGCGCGCGAGGGCGCGCAGGTGTTCTGCGTCGATCGCAATCTCGCGGCAGCCGAGGAAACCGTCGATATCATCAAGGCCGAAGGCGGCCGCGGCATTGCGTTCGCCGCCGATGTGTCGCGCGCCGCCGACGTCGAGGCGATGGTGGCGGCCTGCGTCAAGGCCTGGGACGGCATCGACGTGCTCGACAACAATGTCGGCATCGCCGAGACCGGCGGCGTCGTCGAAGTCGCCGAAGCCGATTGGGACCGCGTATTCGCGATCAACCTGAAGAGCGCCTATCTGGCGATGAAGTACGTCGTTCCGGTGATGCAACGTCAGGGCGGCGGATCGATCATCAACATCTCGTCGATCGCGTCGATCCGTTATCTCGGCATCTCCTATGTCAGCTACGCGGCCTCCAAGGCGGCGATGAACGCGCTGACCCGCAACACCGCGGTGGAATACGCCAAGGACCATGTCCGGGTGAACGCGATCCTGCCGGGGCTGATGAAGACCCCGATGGTGGCGCATTCCGCCGGCCTTGCGGCCAGTTATTCGGGCGGCGACGTCGACGCGATGTGGCGCGCTCGCGACGCCCAGGTGCCGATGGGCCACATGGGCGAAGCCTGGGACGTCGCCAACGCAGCGCTGTTCCTCGCCAGCGACGAGTCGAAATACGTCACCGGCATCGAACTGGTGGTCGACGGCGGCCTGACGCTGAAGGTGAACTGA
- a CDS encoding B12-binding domain-containing radical SAM protein, with the protein MQPVAHAKRKFILLLIKPSHYDDDGYVLRWWRGIIPSNSLATLYGIAADVAARQVLGADVEFEIEAMDEFNTRIDIPALLERFARNGNFGLVGLVGVQSNQYPRALDIARPFRKSGVPVVMGGFHVSGCLAMLDGKAIGLDDCRDMGVAMFAGEAEGGRFDGVLQDAAAGQLQPVYNFLNDLPGIEGVPAPYLPLATVKRTLGLSTSVDAGRGCPYQCSFCTIINVQGRKSRYRTPDDIEAMVRRNWAQGISKYFITDDNFARNKDWEAILDRLIQIRETEDIPLGFMIQVDTLCHKIPRFIEKAKRAGVTRVFIGLENINPANLLTANKRQNKITEYRAMLLAWKDHGIITLAGYILGFPADTPESIRADIDIIKRELPIDVMEFFCLTPLPGSEDHQTLWRAGVAMDPDLNNYDVEHVCTAHPLMSRSEWEAIYREAWSRYYTPDHIETLLRRAAATGIKISSLVKLLAIFSTAIRVENVHPLQCGLFRQRHPSERRPGLAAPSALLFWPRFALDSVRKTGAILAAFAKVAAIGIRVARDPQRLAYTDQALTPVSDDDADSLDLFTQSASAKQAVAHQKKVFDLTHGTP; encoded by the coding sequence ATGCAGCCGGTCGCGCACGCGAAGCGGAAATTTATTCTGTTGCTGATCAAACCGTCACATTACGACGATGACGGTTACGTCCTGCGCTGGTGGCGCGGGATCATTCCCTCGAACTCACTCGCCACGCTCTACGGCATCGCCGCCGACGTCGCCGCGCGCCAAGTGCTCGGTGCCGACGTCGAGTTCGAGATCGAGGCGATGGACGAGTTCAATACCCGGATCGACATTCCGGCGCTGCTCGAGCGCTTCGCCCGCAACGGCAATTTCGGCCTGGTGGGGCTGGTCGGGGTGCAGTCCAACCAATATCCGCGCGCGCTCGATATTGCCCGGCCGTTCCGGAAAAGCGGCGTGCCGGTGGTGATGGGCGGGTTTCACGTCTCCGGTTGCCTGGCGATGCTCGACGGCAAGGCGATCGGCCTCGACGACTGCCGCGACATGGGCGTGGCGATGTTCGCCGGCGAGGCCGAGGGCGGCCGGTTCGACGGCGTGCTGCAGGATGCCGCGGCCGGGCAACTGCAGCCGGTCTATAATTTCCTCAACGACCTGCCCGGGATCGAGGGCGTGCCGGCGCCGTATCTGCCGCTCGCCACCGTGAAGCGGACGCTCGGCCTGTCGACCAGCGTCGATGCCGGGCGCGGCTGTCCGTATCAGTGCTCATTCTGCACCATCATCAACGTGCAGGGCCGCAAGTCGCGCTACCGCACGCCCGATGATATCGAGGCGATGGTGCGCCGGAACTGGGCGCAGGGCATCAGCAAGTACTTCATCACCGACGACAACTTCGCCCGCAACAAGGACTGGGAAGCGATCCTCGACCGCCTGATCCAGATCCGCGAGACCGAAGACATTCCGCTCGGTTTCATGATCCAGGTCGACACGCTGTGTCACAAGATCCCGCGCTTCATCGAGAAGGCCAAGCGCGCCGGCGTGACGCGGGTGTTCATCGGGCTGGAGAATATCAATCCGGCCAATCTGCTCACCGCCAACAAGCGGCAGAACAAGATCACCGAATATCGCGCAATGCTGCTGGCCTGGAAGGACCACGGCATCATCACGCTGGCCGGTTACATCCTGGGCTTTCCGGCCGATACGCCGGAGTCGATCCGCGCCGATATCGACATCATCAAGCGTGAACTGCCGATCGACGTCATGGAGTTCTTCTGCCTGACGCCGCTGCCGGGTTCGGAGGATCACCAGACGCTGTGGCGCGCCGGCGTTGCGATGGACCCGGATCTCAACAACTACGACGTCGAGCACGTCTGCACCGCGCATCCGTTGATGTCGCGGTCCGAATGGGAAGCGATCTATCGCGAGGCGTGGAGCCGCTACTACACGCCCGACCACATCGAGACGCTGCTGCGTCGCGCCGCGGCGACCGGGATCAAGATCAGCAGCCTGGTCAAGCTGCTGGCGATCTTCTCCACCGCGATCCGGGTCGAGAATGTACATCCGCTGCAATGCGGCCTGTTCCGGCAGCGGCACCCGTCCGAGCGGCGGCCGGGTCTCGCCGCGCCGAGCGCGCTGCTGTTCTGGCCGCGTTTTGCGCTCGATAGCGTACGTAAAACCGGCGCCATTCTGGCTGCGTTCGCCAAAGTCGCGGCGATCGGCATCCGTGTCGCGCGCGATCCGCAGCGGCTGGCCTACACCGATCAGGCACTGACGCCGGTGTCGGACGACGATGCGGATTCGCTCGACCTCTTCACCCAGAGCGCCAGCGCCAAGCAGGCCGTCGCCCACCAGAAGAAGGTGTTTGATCTCACGCACGGGACGCCGTAA
- a CDS encoding DUF1850 domain-containing protein — protein MSLCVASAGVIKTLVVATFTLAWTHSIEKTEWQEDWRVTPQGLELITARVKGSGAGMEPAPEARLVDGWFQWHPHRPPLREVVLGNSGLAGEWRLCSEGNCRRLSEIVGHPIGAQPTTLSSCPD, from the coding sequence GTGAGCCTGTGCGTCGCCTCCGCCGGCGTCATCAAGACGCTGGTGGTCGCCACCTTCACGCTGGCCTGGACGCATTCGATCGAAAAGACCGAATGGCAGGAAGACTGGCGGGTGACGCCGCAGGGCCTCGAGCTGATCACTGCGCGCGTCAAAGGCAGCGGTGCCGGCATGGAGCCGGCTCCCGAGGCGCGGCTGGTCGATGGCTGGTTTCAATGGCACCCACATCGGCCGCCGCTGCGCGAGGTTGTGCTCGGCAACTCCGGCCTCGCTGGCGAGTGGCGGCTGTGCAGCGAAGGGAACTGCCGCAGGCTGTCCGAGATCGTCGGGCACCCCATCGGGGCGCAGCCGACCACGCTCAGCAGCTGCCCGGATTAG